From Buchnera aphidicola (Uroleucon sonchi):
CCATCACGGTTATTTTTGGAAAAATGAATCTAGATATATACATAATATGCAAAAAGAAAGATTAAAAACTATATTAATAAATGATATTAATTTGTATAGTTGGCATTTACCATTAGATGCTCATAAAAAGCTAGGAAATAACGCACAAATTGCTAAAAAATTAAATATTTCTATTAAAGGTAATATTTTACCATACGTTTTTTGGGGCACAATGGATAATAAAATTACAAGTGATGAACTGGTAGAACGAATAAAAAATAAATTTCAAATTACACCAATACATTTATATCAAAATGCTCCTTCATATATTCATCGTATTGCTTGGTGTAGCGGTCGAGGCCAAAATTTTATTAAACAAGCATATAAATTAGGAATTGATGCATTTTTAACTGGTGAAATTTCCGAAGAAACTATGCACATTGCTAAAGAATTAGGTATACATTTTTTTTCTTTAGGACATCATATTACAGAAAAAGATGGTATTAAATCATTGGGAAATTGGTTAAAAGCAAAATATCATCTTGATGTTCAATTTGTTAATATTCATAATCCTGCATAATGTTTGTAATTATAAATATAATTTATAATTATTTAATAATTAAAATATTTGACAATTTTAATAAATATTTTTGTATTCAAAATACCCATAACATTGAATCTATAAACTTTTTAATAAAATATTATGAAAATAAATAAAATAAAAAATTTATTGAAAACATCTTGGTTGTTTAGAGATAATCAAGATTTTTTAGAACAAATGTATCAAGAATTTTTACAAAATCCTCAATCTATAGATATTACATGGCATAAAATATTTTTAGAATTATCCAATAATCAAGATAATATTAATAAAAAAATAATAACACAGAATAATCAAGATTTAATGATATATAAAATAAATTATATTATTAATATATTTCGTACAATAGGTTTTCAGAACTCTTTAATTGATCCGTTAAAATTAATAAAACAAAAAAACATAGCGGATTTGTCACTGAAATCTTATAATTTTAACAAAGAAGCTTTATACGCCACTATGAAAATAAACTTTCAAAATTGTAATAATTTTGAAACAAATATTATTCAGTTACATAAAATTTTATTGAAAAAATATTGTCATTCCATTGGTTTTGAATATATGTATATAGATAATTTACTTGAAAAACAATGGATTACAAATTATATAGAATCTTATTTTAATAATAATTCATTTAATGCTAAAGAAAAAATAAATTTTTTACAAGAAATAACATATGCTGAAAGTTTTGAAAGATATCTTGGCAAACAATTTCCAGGAACTAA
This genomic window contains:
- a CDS encoding Nif3-like dinuclear metal center hexameric protein, which encodes MNNFDLEKLINEKLSSHQFDDIVPNGLQIEGRSTVKKIITGVTACQDLLNKALYYNVDAIIVHHGYFWKNESRYIHNMQKERLKTILINDINLYSWHLPLDAHKKLGNNAQIAKKLNISIKGNILPYVFWGTMDNKITSDELVERIKNKFQITPIHLYQNAPSYIHRIAWCSGRGQNFIKQAYKLGIDAFLTGEISEETMHIAKELGIHFFSLGHHITEKDGIKSLGNWLKAKYHLDVQFVNIHNPA